From a region of the Hevea brasiliensis isolate MT/VB/25A 57/8 unplaced genomic scaffold, ASM3005281v1 Scaf5, whole genome shotgun sequence genome:
- the LOC110642716 gene encoding violaxanthin de-epoxidase, chloroplastic isoform X1 yields MALSANSFFLSHEESICSSYIRSGIASYEKFHGRRGLHFQSIVVLNFWPNSRKSRHVKLVRNHRNYHGLKLRCSHRFSGWTKKYSSLCSTGATVTKAKEVLNFLMLSVSKNLKEKSHLQFLKVASILACALLVIPSADAVDALKTCTCLLKECRLELAKCIANPACAANIACLQTCNNRPDETECQIKCGDLFENSVVDEFNGCAVSRKNCVPQKSDVGQFPVPDPAVLVKSFNMADFNGKWYITSGLNPTFDTFDCQLHEFHVESNKLVGNLSWRIRTPDSGFFTRSTVQRFVQDAMQPGILYNHDNEYLHYQDDWYILSSKVENNSDDYIFVYYRGRNDAWEGYGGAVVYTRSAVLPGSIVPELERAAKSIGQDFNKFIRTDNTCGPEPPLVERLEKTVEEGEKTIIREVEEIEGEVGKTEMTLLQRLAEGFKELQQDEEIILRELSREEMEILNDLKMEANEVEKLFGRALPIRKLR; encoded by the exons ATGGCGCTGTCTGCAAACTCATTCTTTTTATCTCATGAAGAAAGTATTTGTAGTTCGTACATCAGATCAGGAATTGCAAGTTATGAAAAATTTCATGGGAGGAGGGGACTTCATTTTCAAAGTATAGTTGTGTTGAACTTTTGGCCCAATAGCAGAAAGTCAAGACATGTAAAATTAGTTAGAAATCATAGGAATTATCATGGGCTCAAGCTAAGATGCTCACATCGATTCTCGGGCTGGACAAAGAAGTATTCCTCATTGTGTAGTACTGGTGCAACTGTAACTAAG GCAAAAGAAGTGCTTAATTTTCTGATGTTGAGTGTGTCAAAAAACCTAAAAGAAAAGAGTCACTTGCAGTTCTTGAAAGTTGCCAGCATACTAGCATGTGCATTATTGGTCATTCCATCAGCTGATGCTGTTGATGCTCTGAAAACTTGTACTTGCTTATTGAAGGAGTGCAG GTTAGAATTGGCTAAGTGCATCGCAAACCCAGCATGTGCTGCCAATATTGCTTGCCTTCAGACATGCAATAACCGGCCTGATGAGACTGAATGCCAG ATCAAATGTGGGGACCTGTTTGAAAACAGTGTAGTTGATGAATTCAATGGGTGTGCAGTCTCGAGAAAGAACTGTGTACCTCAGAAATCTGATGTTGGGCAATTTCCTGTCCCTGATCCAGCTGTTCTGGTCAAGAGCTTTAACATGGCAGATTTTAATGGGAAGTGGTATATTACCAGTGGCTTAAATCCTACCTTTGATACTTTTGACTGCCAATTGCATGAATTTCATGTAGAATCTAACAAACTTGTGGGAAATTTATCATGGAGAATACGGACTCCAGATAGTGGCTTCTTCACTCGTTCAACTGTACAGAGATTTGTTCAAGATGCCATGCAGCCTGGAATACTCTACAATCATGACAATGAGTATCTTCACTATCAAGATGATTG GTATATTCTATCATCCAAGGTGGAAAATAACAGCGATGATTACATCTTTGTGTACTACCGGGGCAGGAATGATGCGTGGGAGGGATATGGTGGTGCTGTTGTGTACACAAGAAGTGCGGTTTTGCCAGGAAGCATTGTACCTGAACTGGAAAGAGCAGCTAAAAGCATAGGACAAGATTTCAACAAGTTCATTAGAACAGATAATACTTGTGGGCCTGAACCTCCCCTTGTTGAGAGACTGGAGAAGACAGTAGAGGAAGGGGAGAAGACCATTATAAGAgaggtggaagaaattgaaggggAGGTGGGGAAGACTGAAATGACATTGCTTCAGAGATTAGCCGAAGGGTTTAAAGAGCTCCAGCAAGATGAGGAAATTATCCTGAGAGAGCTAAGTAGGGAAGAGATGGAAATATTGAATGATCTAAAAATGGAAGCAAATGAGGTGGAAAAACTCTTTGGACGAGCGCTGCCCATAAGGAAATTAAGATAG
- the LOC110642717 gene encoding syntaxin-related protein KNOLLE, protein MNDLMTKSFTSYVDLKKEAMKDLEAGPDPDIEMANASNTMDRNLGLFLEEAENVKKEMGSIREILVRLQESNEESKSMHKPEALKSLRNKINTDIVTVLKKARTIRNQLEEMDRANAANRRLSGYKEGTPIYRTRLAVTNGLRKKLKELMMDFQGLRQKMMMEYKETVERRYFTVTGEYPDEEIIDKIISDDNGGEEFLKRAIQEHGKGKVLETVEEIQDRHDTAKEIEKSLLELHQVFLDMAVMVEAQGEQLDDIEHHVFNASHYVKDGTKELKSAKDYQRSSRKWMCIGVILLLLIILVIIIPIATSFSDS, encoded by the coding sequence ATGAATGATTTAATGACCAAATCCTTCACCAGCTATGTGGACCTGAAGAAAGAGGCCATGAAAGATTTGGAAGCTGGTCCTGACCCTGATATAGAGATGGCAAATGCATCAAACACTATGGATCGTAACCTTGGCCTATTCCTTGAAGAAGCTGAGaatgtcaagaaagaaatgggaTCAATCCGTGAAATTCTAGTCCGTCTCCAAGAATCCAATGAAGAAAGCAAATCTATGCACAAACCAGAGGCCTTAAAATCACTGCGCAACAAGATTAATACAGACATTGTTACTGTGCTTAAAAAGGCTAGAACCATCAGAAATCAGCTTGAAGAAATGGACCGTGCCAATGCAGCCAACAGGCGACTATCTGGGTATAAAGAAGGAACCCCAATTTACAGAACTAGACTTGCAGTCACCAATGGTTTGCGCAAGAAGTTGAAGGAGCTTATGATGGATTTTCAAGGGTTAAGACAGAAAATGATGATGGAGTATAAAGAAACTGTTGAGCGGAGATATTTTACAGTGACTGGGGAGTACCCGGATGAGGAGATCATTGACAAGATTATTTCTGATGACAATGGAGGTGAGGAGTTTCTGAAACGTGCAATACAGGAACATGGGAAAGGGAAGGTATTAGAGACAGTAGAGGAGATACAGGATAGGCATGATACAGCGAAAGAGATTGAGAAGAGCTTGTTGGAGCTGCACCAGGTGTTCTTGGACATGGCAGTAATGGTGGAAGCACAAGGGGAGCAGTTGGATGATATCGAGCACCATGTGTTTAATGCTAGCCACTATGTGAAGGATGGTACCAAAGAGCTCAAGAGTGCTAAAGACTACCAGAGGAGCAGCAGGAAGTGGATGTGCATTGGTGTGATACTTTTGTTGTTGATTATTCTCGTGATTATTATTCCTATTGCTACTAGCTTCAGTGACTCTTGA
- the LOC110642716 gene encoding violaxanthin de-epoxidase, chloroplastic isoform X2: protein MALSANSFFLSHEESICSSYIRSGIASYEKFHGRRGLHFQSIVVLNFWPNSRKSRHVKLVRNHRNYHGLKLRCSHRFSGWTKKYSSLCSTGATVTKFLKVASILACALLVIPSADAVDALKTCTCLLKECRLELAKCIANPACAANIACLQTCNNRPDETECQIKCGDLFENSVVDEFNGCAVSRKNCVPQKSDVGQFPVPDPAVLVKSFNMADFNGKWYITSGLNPTFDTFDCQLHEFHVESNKLVGNLSWRIRTPDSGFFTRSTVQRFVQDAMQPGILYNHDNEYLHYQDDWYILSSKVENNSDDYIFVYYRGRNDAWEGYGGAVVYTRSAVLPGSIVPELERAAKSIGQDFNKFIRTDNTCGPEPPLVERLEKTVEEGEKTIIREVEEIEGEVGKTEMTLLQRLAEGFKELQQDEEIILRELSREEMEILNDLKMEANEVEKLFGRALPIRKLR from the exons ATGGCGCTGTCTGCAAACTCATTCTTTTTATCTCATGAAGAAAGTATTTGTAGTTCGTACATCAGATCAGGAATTGCAAGTTATGAAAAATTTCATGGGAGGAGGGGACTTCATTTTCAAAGTATAGTTGTGTTGAACTTTTGGCCCAATAGCAGAAAGTCAAGACATGTAAAATTAGTTAGAAATCATAGGAATTATCATGGGCTCAAGCTAAGATGCTCACATCGATTCTCGGGCTGGACAAAGAAGTATTCCTCATTGTGTAGTACTGGTGCAACTGTAACTAAG TTCTTGAAAGTTGCCAGCATACTAGCATGTGCATTATTGGTCATTCCATCAGCTGATGCTGTTGATGCTCTGAAAACTTGTACTTGCTTATTGAAGGAGTGCAG GTTAGAATTGGCTAAGTGCATCGCAAACCCAGCATGTGCTGCCAATATTGCTTGCCTTCAGACATGCAATAACCGGCCTGATGAGACTGAATGCCAG ATCAAATGTGGGGACCTGTTTGAAAACAGTGTAGTTGATGAATTCAATGGGTGTGCAGTCTCGAGAAAGAACTGTGTACCTCAGAAATCTGATGTTGGGCAATTTCCTGTCCCTGATCCAGCTGTTCTGGTCAAGAGCTTTAACATGGCAGATTTTAATGGGAAGTGGTATATTACCAGTGGCTTAAATCCTACCTTTGATACTTTTGACTGCCAATTGCATGAATTTCATGTAGAATCTAACAAACTTGTGGGAAATTTATCATGGAGAATACGGACTCCAGATAGTGGCTTCTTCACTCGTTCAACTGTACAGAGATTTGTTCAAGATGCCATGCAGCCTGGAATACTCTACAATCATGACAATGAGTATCTTCACTATCAAGATGATTG GTATATTCTATCATCCAAGGTGGAAAATAACAGCGATGATTACATCTTTGTGTACTACCGGGGCAGGAATGATGCGTGGGAGGGATATGGTGGTGCTGTTGTGTACACAAGAAGTGCGGTTTTGCCAGGAAGCATTGTACCTGAACTGGAAAGAGCAGCTAAAAGCATAGGACAAGATTTCAACAAGTTCATTAGAACAGATAATACTTGTGGGCCTGAACCTCCCCTTGTTGAGAGACTGGAGAAGACAGTAGAGGAAGGGGAGAAGACCATTATAAGAgaggtggaagaaattgaaggggAGGTGGGGAAGACTGAAATGACATTGCTTCAGAGATTAGCCGAAGGGTTTAAAGAGCTCCAGCAAGATGAGGAAATTATCCTGAGAGAGCTAAGTAGGGAAGAGATGGAAATATTGAATGATCTAAAAATGGAAGCAAATGAGGTGGAAAAACTCTTTGGACGAGCGCTGCCCATAAGGAAATTAAGATAG
- the LOC110642720 gene encoding apyrase 2 has translation MKRPVPRHESLFDKIHRYRGVLLVISIPLLLIAFVLFVMPSRSPAAVLDEYEFNNRKMSPNLKDANRYAVIFDAGSSGSRVHVYCFDRNMDLVPIGKDLELFLQIKPGLSAYASDPDAAARSLLPLLDKAESVVPKELRSKTPVRVGATAGLRALGGEASERILDAVRDLLKDKSTLKSEADGVTVLDGSQEGSYEWVTINYLLGKLSGSYSETVGVVDLGGGSVQMAYAISKMDAEKAPRVSDGEDSYIKAMRLMDTDYYLYVHSYLHYGLLAARAEILKVSEGSDNACILAGYDGVYKYGGIEYKASAASSGSSYEGCRSFALKALKVNDSECTHMKCTFGGVWNGGGGDGQKNMFVASFFFDRAAEAGFIDPALPVAKVHPVDFEEAAKRACETKLEDAKSAYQRVEVDNLPYLCMDLVYQYTLLVDGFALEPWQEITLVKQIKYQDSLVEAAWPLGSAIEAVSLST, from the exons ATGAAGCGCCCGGTGCCTCGGCATGAGTCTTTGTTCGATAAGATCCACAGGTACCGGGGTGTTCTCTTGGTCATTTCGATCCCGCTTCTCTTGATTGCATTTGTCTTGTTCGTCATGCCAAGTCGCTCTCCAGCCGCCGTCTTGGATGAGTACGAGTTTAATAACCGGAAGATGTCGCCGAATTTGAAGGATGCAAATAGATACGCGGTTATTTTTGATGCGGGTAGTTCAGGAAGTAGAGTGCATGTCTATTGTTTTGATCGAAATATGGACCTTGTTCCCATCGGCAAAGATCTCGAGCTTTTTCTCCAG ATTAAACCAGGTTTGAGTGCATATGCAAGTGACCCAGATGCTGCAGCAAGATCTCTTCTTCCCCTGCTTGATAAAGCAGAAAGTGTAGTACCCAAAGAGCTCCGATCGAAAACACCTGTCAGAGTTGGG GCTACTGCAGGCTTGAGGGCATTGGGTGGTGAGGCATCAGAAAGAATTTTGGATGCG GTTAGGGATCTTCTGAAAGATAAGAGTACCCTGAAGTCTGAGGCAGATGGAGTAACTGTTCTGGATGGTTCTCAAGAAGGTTCATATGAATGG GTGACAATAAATTACCTATTAGGAAAATTGAGCGGATCATATTCTGAGACAGTTGGAGTGGTTGATCTTGGTGGTGGATCTGTTCAAATGGCATATGCTATCTCTAAGATGGATGCTGAAAAGGCTCCAAGGGTATCAGATGGAGAGGATTCATATATAAAAGCAATGCGTCTGATGGATACTGACTATTACCTATATGTTCACAG TTACCTTCACTACGGTTTATTGGCAGCTCGAGCAGAAATTCTGAAGGTTTCTGAAGGCTCTGACAATGCATGCATCTTGGCTGGTTATGATG GGGTTTACAAATATGGAGGAATAGAGTATAAAGCATCAGCTGCTTCTTCTGGTTCAAGCTATGAAGGATGCAGGAGTTTTGCTTTGAAGGCTCTCAAAGTAAATGACTCAGAATGCACGCACATGAAATGCACATTTGGTGGAGTATGGAATGGTGGAGGTGGGGATGGACAAAAAAATATGTTTGTTGCTTCATTCTTTTTTGACAGGGCTGCTGAG GCTGGTTTTATTGATCCTGCTCTACCTGTTGCCAAAGTTCATCCTGTGGATTTTGAGGAGGCAGCTAAGCGCGCTTGTGAAACTAAACTTGAGGATGCAAAATCTGCATATCAACGTGTAGAGGTGGATAACCTGCCATACCTATGCATGGATCTTGTCTACCAGTATACATTGCTTGTAGACGGATTTG CTCTTGAACCATGGCAAGAAATTACATTAGTGAAGCAGATTAAGTACCAGGATTCCCTTGTTGAAGCTGCATGGCCACTGGGCAGTGCCATAGAGGCTGTGTCATTATCAACATGA
- the LOC110642723 gene encoding uncharacterized protein LOC110642723: protein MAYIPPHKRHSQDKGRPSPTPEKFIPLFKSNYLSVRSQDSKIVKRGKIVNADAIFRWFPVGLSENDQFPSYIHLEPVSVESFERRYGDKPLTLVNSIATEENNELKENYVRSPWVTIAESVQRDLLTSFEILKNEMDSQGLEKVKPTLVARFGKIVFYGSWSPSVRLGRIDKNQVDGNILRQLKRSIYTNVPSSYMENIIDGVVPKVGVDFEEEKDIYHIKLSDDTRPYSTVSCKCRVQADKKLVLYKAELQKVYHMVTDVSCLDKNLDLRLMLYTKRILTAPTDDEMKSIRDLISSAVLDSEVKGGLRWPLGKISSENRYSVIWFGHTITKAYRSPSLRLKVGHADRFFLESETGEVSTETYLKLNGILSELQEQGAESDSVSTMLKDSLRMIWDNFLSCDRFLA, encoded by the exons ATGGCTTACATTCCTCCACATAAGCGGCATTCACAAGACAAGGGAAGGCCATCACCAACTCCAGAGAAGTTTATTCCTCTCTTCAAAAGCAATTATCTTAGTGTGAGATCACAGGATTCTAAAATAGTCAAGAGGGGAAAGATTGTTAATGCAGACGCCATATTCAGATGGTTTCCTGTTGGTTTGAGTGAAAATGATCAGTTTCCTTCTTACATTCATCTTGAGCCAGTTTCCGTGGAATCTTTTGAGCGCCGATATGGAGATAAACCTCTTACCTTGGTGAACAGTATTGCAACTGAAG AGAATAATGAGTTGAAAGAGAATTATGTGAGAAGTCCCTGGGTCACTATTGCAGAAAGTGTACAGCGAGATCTGCTCACCTCTTTCGAGATTTTGAAGAATGAAATGGACTCCCAAGGGTTGGAAAAAGTAAAGCCCACATTGGTTGCTAGATTTGGTAAAATTGTTTTTTATGG AAGCTGGAGCCCTTCAGTAAGGCTAGGAAGGATTGACAAAAATCAGGTTGATGGAAACATTTTGAGACAATTGAAAAGATCAATTTACACAAATGTTCCTTCTTCATATATGGAAAACATTATAGATGGGGTTGTCCCAAAAGTTGGAGTAgattttgaagaggaaaaagacatCTACCATATAAAG TTGTCTGATGATACACGACCATATTCAACTGTTTCATGCAAATGTCGTGTACAGGCAGATAAAAAACTTGTACTTTACAAG GCTGAACTACAAAAAGTGTACCATATGGTCACAGATGTATCATGCCTTGACAAGAATCTCGACCTGAGGCTAATGCTTTACACGAAGAGGATCTTAACTGCTCCTACT GATGATGAAATGAAAAGCATAAGGGATCTAATTTCTTCTGCAGTTTTGGATTCAGAAGTGAAGGGTGGGTTGAGATGGCCTCTTGGGAAGATATCTTCTGAAAATAGATACAGTGTAATTTGGTTTGGGCATACCATAACTAAAGCCTACAGAAGTCCATCATTGAGGCTGAAAGTTGGTCATGCCGATAGATTTTTCCTTGAGAGTGAAACTGGAGAAGTTTCAACGGAAACTTATCTTAAGTTGAATGGAATACTTTCAGAATTGCAG GAACAAGGAGCAGAAAGTGATTCAGTCTCCACCATGCTCAAAGACAGCTTAAGAATGATATGGGACAACTTCTTAAGCTGCGATCGTTTCTTAGCATAG
- the LOC110642721 gene encoding aquaporin SIP1-1, with protein sequence MGAIKSAIGDAVLTFMWVFCSSMFGFFTSLIATALGVHHQFWASLFITTVIVFVFVFLFGLIAEFLGGASFNPTGTASFYAAGFGGDNLFSMALRFPAQAAGAVGGALAILEVMPPQYKHMLGGPTLKVDLHTGAIAEGVLTFLISFAVLVIILRGPRNSLVQNWLLAVVTVTLVVSGSKYTGPSMNPANAFGWAYINKRHDTWEQFYVYWICPFVGAILAAWVFRLVFPPPAPKQKKA encoded by the exons ATGGGTGCGATAAAGTCGGCTATTGGTGATGCTGTGCTCACGTTCATGTGGGTCTTCTGCTCGTCAATGTTCGGCTTCTTTACCAGCCTCATAGCCACTGCGCTCGGCGTTCATCACCAGTTTTGGGCCTCTCTTTTTATTACTACTGTTATTGTTTTTGTATTTGTTTTCTTGTTTGGCCTGATCGCTGAGTTCTTGGGTGGAGCCAGTTTTAATCCCACTGGTACTGCTTCTTTCTATGCTGCTGGGTTTGGTGGGGATAATCTCTTCTCCATGGCCCTGAGATTCCCTGCTCAG GCAGCAGGTGCTGTGGGTGGTGCGTTGGCCATTTTGGAGGTGATGCCACCACAGTATAAGCACATGCTTGGAGGCCCTACTTTGAAAGTTGACTTGCATACTGGAGCCATTGCTGAGGGGGTGTTGACATTTTTAATTAGCTTTGCTGTTCTTGTAATTATACTTAGGGGTCCTCGTAACTCACTGGTGCAGAATTGGTTGCTTGCCGTTGTAACTGTAACATTGGTTGTCTCAGGTTCCAAATACACTGGGCCTTCCATGAATCCTGCTAAT GCATTTGGGTGGGCATATATAAACAAAAGGCACGATACATGGGAACAATTCTATGTTTATTGGATTTGCCCCTTCGTAGGAGCAATATTGGCTGCTTGGGTCTTCCGCCTCGTCTTCCCTCCGCCAGCACCAAAACAGAAGAAAGCCTGA